Within the Kluyveromyces lactis strain NRRL Y-1140 chromosome A complete sequence genome, the region TCCCATAGCATACCTTTCGGACATTTGGGGGGTACCCTGGGAGGAGGAAGAGTTGGTTGCTGAAGTACATAAAGTTGTCGTCTCGTTTCGTTTGTTTCTGGAACTGACCATCTTCCATTTCCCAAATATCCAGTTAGTTTTACATTAGCACTTGGGAAACTATGAATAAACATAAGCTTATCACCCAATTGCAAGCGAGCGTATTCATTGTTCAGTAGATCTTTTGgagtttctttgataactAAGGTATCGTAGTCATAGTTTCGAATCTTCTCTTTATTTTGCTCGATGAATGAATATACACCGCTTGTATCAGAAGACTCAGCTTCGTAGCTTTTCAATCCATGAGTGTAATTTCCTGCAACTACAGCTTTCTCCTTACCATCATATATAATGACATTGTCGTACACTATGTCATCTGAGTCTATGTTTAGATCATTACGTCGTTGATGCCTAGAATGTCTTCTTAATCGGGGAAAAAATTTAGGACTAGATTCTTGGTCCCTGGGTGTTGTAGCGGGTTTACTTTCGGGACTCTGAGGTAGTTGCTTGGGCAGTTTGGTCTTAATTACTGGAGAGCTCTTCTCGCTTGGACTTTGTGGGCTTTTCAAAGGTATAATAGGGCCACTTGATGGGAAAAATTCGATGTCTACTATGAATTGGACATCTTTTGCAAGtgaattcaattcaacagACTTCCAAACGACATAATATTCTCTTAGTGCTTTAGGTctcaatttgttgatattaATAAAATCCTGGTCTAGGACGTCCCTCCGTCGACAACCAAGAAGATCATTCTTCAATCGTGGCCTTCGCCTAAATATAATGAACTCCATATTAGTATCCCAGTCTGCAGCTCTAACATTAAGTTCTAAGTTTCCCCTAATGGAATTGAATCGTATTGCATTTTGACCCAGTTTTAACATGAAGTATGTTCCAACTTCAAGCTGTTTTCCGACAGTTATTTTACTGGGCAGAATTATCAATTTACCATCTTGTCGTATCATTAATCCACTGCAGTGAGGTTCCTAATTCGAATAGTATCAAACATAATACAGCAGAGTCTTCTTTCGAGTATTCTTGTGCGATTACTTTaaagttctttctttatatattcttttctcatCTTAGGACCCTTTGGTTGAAT harbors:
- a CDS encoding uncharacterized protein (conserved hypothetical protein), with the protein product MIRQDGKLIILPSKITVGKQLEVGTYFMLKLGQNAIRFNSIRGNLELNVRAADWDTNMEFIIFRRRPRLKNDLLGCRRRDVLDQDFININKLRPKALREYYVVWKSVELNSLAKDVQFIVDIEFFPSSGPIIPLKSPQSPSEKSSPVIKTKLPKQLPQSPESKPATTPRDQESSPKFFPRLRRHSRHQRRNDLNIDSDDIVYDNVIIYDGKEKAVVAGNYTHGLKSYEAESSDTSGVYSFIEQNKEKIRNYDYDTLVIKETPKDLLNNEYARLQLGDKLMFIHSFPSANVKLTGYLGNGRWSVPETNETRRQLYVLQQPTLPPPRVPPKCPKGMLWEEYYLLNKEKYIREVMRN